The DNA segment TGTCGATGATGCTCAGAATTCTCGCACCTCTACAGGTGGTGATATTGGCAACCCAGGCTTTTATAACATTAACAACACACCCCTACCAGGTATAACCATTACTCAATCTGGTACTAGTACAGATGTAACTGAAGGTGGTGTGACAGATAGTTACACCATAGTTCTGAAAACTCAGCCTACAGCAGATGTCACAATTAACATCACTGTTGATAATCAGGTGACAACCAGTTCACCCACATTAATTTTCACTCCCCAAAACTGGAATATAGCCCAAACTGTAACGGTGACTGCTGTCAATGATGATGTAATTGAGGGTACACACACCAGTACGATCGCCCACAATGTTAGTAGTAGCGATACCAATTACAACGGGATTGCGATCGCTAACATCAATATAAATATTACCGACAACGACGCACCACCCAACACCAATGTCAATGTCCAAATCACCGAGTATATGTACACTGGTGCTAATGGCGAATTTGTAGAGTTTACCAACCTTGGTACTACCCCAGTAGACTTTACTGGCTGGAGTTTTGATGACAATACTCGCATTGCTGGTTCCTTCAATCTCAGTGCATTTGGTATCGTCCAGCCTGGGGAGTCGGTAATTTTAACGGAAACTGCGGCGGAGACATTCCGTACTGCGTGGAACCTACCCACCTCGGTAAAAATTATCGGTAACTCTAACCAAGGTTTGGGACGCGCTGATGAAATTAACCTGTATGACAGCACCGGCCAGCTAATAGACCGCCTCGCCTACAACGATGAAGTATTCACCGGGACTATTCGCACCCAAAACGCTAGTGGTTGGACGACAGCAGCGAATCTTGATGCTTTCGAGATTACTACCAACTGGCAGCTTTCTGCCATCAATGATGGTCAGAATTCCCGCTTGTCTACAGGTAATGATGTGGGTAACCCAGGGACTTACATTCCTAACCCCGTATCCACTGTGGGCGCGCCGAAAATTACAGTTAATCCCAGTACAACGGACTTCCTGGATGGGCAAAACCTACCTGTTCCCTTACCCCAAATTGGTGCTGGTGCTATTAGTGGTGTCATTAATGATCCTACCGACCCAGCAAGGACATTGGGTATTAACTTCACCTTGAGTGATACTGACACCCCAGTTGAAAACCTGACAATCACAGTCACCAGCAGCAATCAGGCGGTTGTCCCTGATGCCAACCTGACCTTAACTGGTACTGGTGCAGAACGTAATCTAAAAATTAATCCTGCTGGTGTTGGTTTAGCAAATATTACTCTTACCGTGAGTGACGGTACACTCAGCAGTTCCTACATCATTAACTACGCCGCCTCAGCCGGATCCGTTAGTCCCGATACCCGTTTCCTGACAGGGACAAGTGACGCTTCTAGTGCGATCGCTATTGATGCTAATTATATGTTCGTTGCCGACGACGAAGACCAAACAATTCGGCTGTACGATCGCCGTAATTCTGGTTTACCACTAGCCAGCTTTGACTTTACCTCATTACTGGGCTTATCCGGTTCCAGTGAAGTAGATATCGAAGCCTCTACCCGCATTGGTAACACAATTTACTGGTCAGGTTCCCACAGCAACAACAGTAATGGTAACGATTCACCCAACCGGGAACGGATTTTTGCCACCCAGATTTCTGGTACAGGGGCAAGTGCTACCCTGACATTCCAAGGTTACTATCAATTCCTCGAAGATGATTTAATTGCTTGGGATAATAACAACGGTCACGGTTTGGGTGCTGGCTTTTTAGGGCTGGCTGAGAGTGCTGCAAATGGTGTATCGCCTGAAATTCGCAACGGTTTCAACATTGAAGGCTTGACAGTTGCACCCGATGGCAATACTGCTTATGTTTCCTTTCGTGCGCCCAATCAACCAACAAGCGATCGCACTAATGCCCTAATTATTCCTGTCACTAATTTTACCAATATCCTGAATACCACAGGCGGCACATCTGGTGCTGCTAGCTTTGGTGCGCCCATCTTCTTAGACTTAGGTGGTCGTGGTGTCCGCAGTATTGAGCGTAACTCTAGTAATCAATACTTAATTATTGCTGGCCCCCCTGGTGGTTCTACAGGAATAGCCCCCAATGATTTCCGTCTCTACACTTGGACTGGTAATGCTACTGATGCGCCTGTATTACGTATTTCTGATTTAACAGCATTGAATACTAACGGCAGTTTTGAATCCATTGTGGAAGTGCCAGATTCCCTCACCAACAATACCCAGATTCAATTGCTGGTAGATAACGGTGATACCGTTTGGTACAACAACGGCACAATTTCCAAAGACTTAGCTCAAGATAACTTGCAAAAATTCCGTAGTGAAGTCATAACCCTTGGTTCTCCAATCCTCACTCTACCAGCCGGGGCAATTTCCCTCAATACTCCCTACTCTCAAGAGTTTAATAGTCTGATTAGTTCGGGTTCAGAAACCTGGACTGATAGCTCTACAATCGCTGGTTGGTATACTGCTAGAACCGGAACCGGCACAACCATTGTCGCCTCAACAGGAAGCAACACCGCAGGTAATCTCTACAGCTTCGGTTTGGATAGTTCAGACCGTGCTTTAGGTTCTATCGGTTCAGGTAACGCAGCCGCAGGTACATTTTATTGGGGTAGCAGGTTTTTTAACGACACAGGTAATGTAGTTAATCAGCTGTATGTTAACTATTACGGTGAACAATGGCGTAGTGGTGGTACTACTTCTAATCCTCAAACCGTTGATTTCCAATATCAAACCGGTGCAACAAGCTTAACTGGTGGTACTTGGGTAGATGTCAACAATCTAGATTTTACTAGTCTGATCAACAATACGACTGCTGGCGCACTCAATGGTAATGCAAGTGCCAACCGCAATCTAATCTCCGGCACAATTAGCGGTTTATCTCTCAATCCTGGTGAAGAAATTTGGTTACGTTGGGTCGATATTGACCATCCAGGTACTGATCATGGTTTGAGTATTGATGATGTAAAAGTTTCCACTGCCCCATTACCTAGCATCACCTTAATTGAGTCTGGTAGTAGCACCAACGTTACTGAAGGTGGGGCAACGGATACCTACACCATCGTCCTAAATACCCAGCCCACAGCCAACGTTACTGTCACCATTAACCCTGATTCTCAAACTACTACTAGTGTCAATACTCTCACCTTTACCCCTGCTAACTGGAATACGCCCCAAACTGTAACGATAACCGCAGTTAATGATGACCTAGTAGAAGGCACACACACTAGTATTATTAACCACAGTGTTACCAGCACTGATAGCAACTACAACGGTATTAACATTGGCTCAGTCACTGCCACAATTACCGATAATGATGTTGCCCTCACCATTACCAAAATTCACCAAATTCAAGGTAGTGGTACAGCCTTTAACTCTGCTTTTGGTGGCATTCGCACAATTGAAGGTGTTGTGGTTGCTGCATTCCCTGGTGGTTCAGGTTTGAATGGCTTTTTCGTCCAAGAAGAAGATGCAGATACCGATAATGACTCTACAACTTCTGAAGGTATCTTTGTTTTCGACCCCACCGGCCAGTTCTCTGGTAGCGTCGGTGATAAAGTCCGGGTGACTGGCAGTGTGAGCGAATTTAGCACTAACAACGGTGTCAGCAGCCTTACCCAACTTTCTAGCGTCAGCAGCATCATCAACTTGGGTGCAGACATACTACCGAAAATGAGTAATATCCAGTTACCTGTGACGACTGTCGCAGATTTGGAACGCTACGAAGGGATGCGGGTAAATATCAGTGCTGGTAATGGGGATTTAACTGTTACCGAACATTTTCAACTCGGTCGCTTCGGTCAGGTAGTTCTCTCCGCAACTGGTACTAGTAACCAACCAGGTACGGATGGCAGGCTGGAACAATACACCCAATTTAATGACCCCAGTGTTGCTGGCTACGCTGCTTATTTAGATGAGATTGCCAAACGACGGATTATCTTAGATGACGGTAGCAGCACACAAAACCCTGCAACCATTATCTTTGGTCGTGGTGGTGAACCCTTAAGTGCTACCAACACCTTACGGGGTGGTGATACCGTTGCTAGTATCACCGGCGTTTTAGACCAACGCTTTGAAGGATACCGCGTTCAAACCTCAACTGGCGTAGACTTTACACCAGCCAATCCTCGTCCAGCAACCACACCAGATGTAGGCGGTACACTCAAGGTTGCCAGCTTTAACGTTCTGAATTACTTCAACGGTGATGGTACTGGTAGCGGCTTCACCAGTCCTGAACAAAGGGGTGCAGAAAACCTGACTGAGTTCAACCGCCAGCGTGAAAAGACAATTGCGGCTATTCTGGGGTTAAATGCCGATGTTGTAGGTCTGATTGAAATCGAAAATGATGGTTACGGTGCTAATAGTGCCATTCAAGATTTAATTAATGGACTCAATGCTGTTGCCGGTGCGGGTACTTATGCGTTTATTAATCCAGGACTGTCTCAACTCGGTACGGATGCGATCGCCGTTGGTTTTATCTATAAACCTAATAGTGTCACTCCTGTGGGTGTAGCCGCCACGGTCGCCGATGGCTTTGGTCAAGGTGCGTTTGATAACAATAACCGTAAACCCCTAGCCCAAACTTTCCGACAAAACTCCACAGGTGAACAGTTCACAGCCGTCATCAATCACTTTAAATCTAAGGGTTCAAGTTCTGGAAATCCTGGTGATGCTGACGCTGG comes from the Nostoc sp. PCC 7120 = FACHB-418 genome and includes:
- a CDS encoding ExeM/NucH family extracellular endonuclease, whose product is MTATTLKPGDIAIAGYNTTNPDSIRLVVLVDIGAGTTFNITDNGWQSSGSFRTGEGILTYTAPQNISAGTVITWTNGSSSNSPGFNSNNPSNFALNASGDSLIIYTGTLASPTLIYALSSGNWTNATSASTSAEPSGANGGTLETGKTTVAITTNGTNGYYSGATAGTQVELLAAISNPANWTASSTITDIANWPSSFTLSQPLPNIQITEYMYQGTNGEFMEFTNLGTTAVDFTGWSYDDSGRTAGTVSLSAFGIVQPGESVILTEATEADFRAAWGLSANVKVIGGLTRNLGRSDEINLYDNNNNGQLIDRLTYGDETFPGTIRTQTRSGWTEPGNLGAVTINTDWQLSTVDDAQNSRTSTGGDIGNPGFYNINNTPLPGITITQSGTSTDVTEGGVTDSYTIVLKTQPTADVTINITVDNQVTTSSPTLIFTPQNWNIAQTVTVTAVNDDVIEGTHTSTIAHNVSSSDTNYNGIAIANININITDNDAPPNTNVNVQITEYMYTGANGEFVEFTNLGTTPVDFTGWSFDDNTRIAGSFNLSAFGIVQPGESVILTETAAETFRTAWNLPTSVKIIGNSNQGLGRADEINLYDSTGQLIDRLAYNDEVFTGTIRTQNASGWTTAANLDAFEITTNWQLSAINDGQNSRLSTGNDVGNPGTYIPNPVSTVGAPKITVNPSTTDFLDGQNLPVPLPQIGAGAISGVINDPTDPARTLGINFTLSDTDTPVENLTITVTSSNQAVVPDANLTLTGTGAERNLKINPAGVGLANITLTVSDGTLSSSYIINYAASAGSVSPDTRFLTGTSDASSAIAIDANYMFVADDEDQTIRLYDRRNSGLPLASFDFTSLLGLSGSSEVDIEASTRIGNTIYWSGSHSNNSNGNDSPNRERIFATQISGTGASATLTFQGYYQFLEDDLIAWDNNNGHGLGAGFLGLAESAANGVSPEIRNGFNIEGLTVAPDGNTAYVSFRAPNQPTSDRTNALIIPVTNFTNILNTTGGTSGAASFGAPIFLDLGGRGVRSIERNSSNQYLIIAGPPGGSTGIAPNDFRLYTWTGNATDAPVLRISDLTALNTNGSFESIVEVPDSLTNNTQIQLLVDNGDTVWYNNGTISKDLAQDNLQKFRSEVITLGSPILTLPAGAISLNTPYSQEFNSLISSGSETWTDSSTIAGWYTARTGTGTTIVASTGSNTAGNLYSFGLDSSDRALGSIGSGNAAAGTFYWGSRFFNDTGNVVNQLYVNYYGEQWRSGGTTSNPQTVDFQYQTGATSLTGGTWVDVNNLDFTSLINNTTAGALNGNASANRNLISGTISGLSLNPGEEIWLRWVDIDHPGTDHGLSIDDVKVSTAPLPSITLIESGSSTNVTEGGATDTYTIVLNTQPTANVTVTINPDSQTTTSVNTLTFTPANWNTPQTVTITAVNDDLVEGTHTSIINHSVTSTDSNYNGINIGSVTATITDNDVALTITKIHQIQGSGTAFNSAFGGIRTIEGVVVAAFPGGSGLNGFFVQEEDADTDNDSTTSEGIFVFDPTGQFSGSVGDKVRVTGSVSEFSTNNGVSSLTQLSSVSSIINLGADILPKMSNIQLPVTTVADLERYEGMRVNISAGNGDLTVTEHFQLGRFGQVVLSATGTSNQPGTDGRLEQYTQFNDPSVAGYAAYLDEIAKRRIILDDGSSTQNPATIIFGRGGEPLSATNTLRGGDTVASITGVLDQRFEGYRVQTSTGVDFTPANPRPATTPDVGGTLKVASFNVLNYFNGDGTGSGFTSPEQRGAENLTEFNRQREKTIAAILGLNADVVGLIEIENDGYGANSAIQDLINGLNAVAGAGTYAFINPGLSQLGTDAIAVGFIYKPNSVTPVGVAATVADGFGQGAFDNNNRKPLAQTFRQNSTGEQFTAVINHFKSKGSSSGNPGDADAGDGQGLSNGTRTRASQDLAAWLATNPTGTTDTDYLILGDLNAYAQEDPIRALENAGYNNLLPNTTYSYVFDGQWGALDHALANASLASQVSTAVKWHINADEPNVLDYNTNFKSVGQQTSLYSPDAFRSSDHDPVIVGLNLNTAPIAVNDIATTNENTAVNINVLTNDSDVNGDSLQLSLVSNPVNGVAVVNDNGTPGNFADDFITYTPNTGYLGNDSFTYSISDGKGGTATATVSLTINASGGIIGTPDNDILTGTNRNDLIRGLGGNDLLIGGNGNDTLYGDRGKDILLGGNGNDTLYGGDDNDTLIGGNGDDLLVGGKGNDLLIGGNGRDRFYLSDTRTGEFDIITDFKVGQDTILIPRAEFGLSQALGTLDPALFRLGSHATTASDRFIYNNITGQLFFDEDGIGSTAKIQIGFLSNKPTIISSSITIAA